The following proteins are encoded in a genomic region of Burkholderia cepacia:
- a CDS encoding ABC transporter permease — MNGFFLHLSIADWVNSALETFVAQYGDSFHHFSVLVLRYLLVPLEGALRVAPPWLVLLVVGAIAWNATRRIGLGVLFMLLLYAIGCFGLWDKLMQTLALMLVSTVLSVAIGVPVGILASRSPWLRRLLLPVLDVMQTLPSFVYLIPVLMLFGLGKVPAILATIIYALPPLIRLTDLGIRQVDPDVTEAARAFGTTRWQLLVNVQLPLARPSIMAGINQTTMMALSMVVIASMIGSRGLGEDVLAGIQTLDVGKGTQAGLAIVILAIVIDRISQGFGQERRARRRLAQQRRQKGASRVPYRLPRKAQSAGVDSNQATQSSRA; from the coding sequence ATGAACGGCTTCTTTCTGCACCTGTCGATCGCCGACTGGGTGAACAGCGCGCTCGAGACGTTCGTCGCGCAATACGGCGACAGCTTCCATCACTTCAGCGTGCTCGTGTTGCGCTACCTGCTCGTGCCGCTCGAAGGCGCGCTGCGCGTCGCGCCGCCGTGGCTGGTGCTGCTGGTCGTCGGCGCGATCGCGTGGAATGCGACGCGCCGAATCGGCCTCGGCGTGCTCTTCATGCTGCTGCTTTACGCGATCGGCTGCTTCGGCCTGTGGGACAAGCTGATGCAGACACTCGCGCTGATGCTTGTCTCGACGGTGCTGTCGGTCGCGATCGGCGTGCCGGTCGGCATCCTCGCCTCGCGCAGCCCATGGCTGCGCCGGCTGCTGTTGCCCGTGCTCGACGTGATGCAGACCCTGCCGAGCTTCGTGTACCTGATCCCGGTGCTGATGCTGTTCGGGCTCGGCAAGGTGCCCGCGATCCTCGCGACGATCATCTACGCGCTGCCGCCGCTGATCCGCCTGACCGATCTCGGCATCCGCCAGGTCGATCCGGACGTGACGGAGGCCGCGCGCGCATTCGGCACGACGCGCTGGCAACTGCTCGTCAACGTGCAGTTGCCGCTCGCGCGGCCGAGCATCATGGCTGGCATCAACCAGACGACGATGATGGCGCTGTCGATGGTCGTGATCGCGTCGATGATCGGCTCGCGCGGGCTCGGCGAGGACGTGCTCGCGGGCATCCAGACGCTCGACGTCGGCAAGGGCACGCAGGCCGGCCTCGCGATCGTGATCCTCGCGATCGTGATCGACCGGATCAGCCAGGGCTTCGGCCAGGAGCGGCGCGCACGCCGCCGGCTCGCGCAGCAGCGCCGGCAGAAGGGCGCATCGCGCGTGCCGTACCGGCTGCCGCGCAAGGCGCAGTCGGCGGGCGTCGATTCGAATCAGGCGACGCAATCGTCGCGCGCATAG